A stretch of Chloracidobacterium validum DNA encodes these proteins:
- a CDS encoding AMP-binding protein codes for MSAPMPSARSMVNPIRTQPDWQAQRAACQEDPGAFHGAIARREIHWFDPERTAWLTYDEAAARWTGYDYRTGAALSLDVSDFTPWAQAFDAADAPYYRWFAGGWTNACFNEVDRHVLAGHGDEVAFYFEGDRWDQSLDDGRGGPVVAFPVTRKQLLLETVKAALVLQDLGLRAGDRIAINLPNIMEQIYFTEAAKRLGIIYTPVFGGFSAKTLSDRIHDSGAKVVITSDGGYRNAQIVPYKEAYTDKALDDYVPVNDVLDIVRDTLELLTEKSTFGWSGEHFHDSVIEHICRAVREAIAGDITVERADAMRGVGVGLSELRMLSAKAKSMIRTAVAKALVTTPARVAAVIVVKHTGQDIVWRAERDRWAHELLDGAARRLIATAQARGLAVATEADLLALPTADLVGTLYAHSRPTPVAAEFPLFFIYTSGSTGKPKGVVHVHGGYVAGIAHTMKVAFDAQPGDVMYVIADPGWITGQSYLISAALTTRVTSVITEGAPMFPNAGRFASIIERYRVNIFKAGSTFLKAIMADPQHRADVERYDVSSLHVATFCAEPTSPAVQQFGMDLLCRQYINSYWATEHGGIVWTHFYGNDDFPLRPDAHTYPLPWIMGDVWVAEETNEQGSVVRHRPAEFEEKGEIVITQPYPYLARTVWGDTENFRVIQTTIADGLDAVSVVPTWRGDIDRYRKLYWTKWAGTLAYTQGDFARKYADGSFSLHGRSDDVINVSGHRLGTEEIEGAILRDKQMNPNSVVGNVIVIGAPHREKGQTPVAFILTTEGRKLTTDDERRLSELVRQEKGLTAVPSDYIPVTAFPETRSGKYMRRFLKSLLFNEPLGDTTTLRNPEVLDEIAAKIKAWREKTRLREESRVFETYRYVRVQYFDIVPPGDGQAAQRIALATITNPPVNALNERALDELITVIEHLERRDDVKVVIFTGEGTRSFVAGADVKQLLDFKTVAEASPLPNNAHLAFDKIERMRKPVIAAVNGVALGGGNEFQMACHYTVSEPTAVFGQPEIRLNLIPGYGGTQRLPRLLALRRETAPNGS; via the coding sequence ATGAGCGCACCCATGCCATCGGCCCGTTCCATGGTCAACCCCATTCGTACCCAGCCAGACTGGCAAGCCCAGCGCGCGGCTTGCCAGGAGGACCCAGGCGCGTTTCATGGTGCGATTGCGCGCCGCGAAATTCATTGGTTCGACCCAGAGCGGACGGCCTGGCTCACCTACGACGAAGCGGCTGCCCGGTGGACGGGCTATGACTACCGCACCGGCGCCGCGCTATCGCTCGATGTCTCCGATTTTACTCCCTGGGCGCAGGCTTTCGACGCGGCTGACGCCCCGTACTATCGTTGGTTCGCCGGTGGCTGGACCAACGCTTGCTTCAATGAGGTGGATCGGCACGTCCTCGCCGGTCACGGCGATGAGGTGGCCTTTTACTTTGAGGGCGACCGGTGGGATCAGTCCCTGGACGATGGACGCGGCGGCCCGGTCGTTGCTTTCCCGGTCACGCGCAAGCAGCTTCTGCTCGAAACCGTCAAGGCGGCGCTCGTGCTGCAAGACCTAGGTCTCCGCGCCGGCGACCGCATTGCCATCAACCTGCCCAACATCATGGAGCAGATTTACTTTACCGAAGCTGCCAAGCGATTGGGCATCATCTACACACCCGTATTTGGAGGTTTTTCGGCCAAAACGCTCAGTGACCGGATTCATGACTCCGGCGCCAAGGTCGTCATCACCTCGGATGGCGGGTACCGCAACGCCCAGATTGTGCCCTACAAGGAAGCGTACACCGACAAAGCGCTCGATGATTACGTCCCCGTCAACGATGTGCTGGACATCGTCCGGGACACGCTCGAACTACTCACCGAAAAATCCACCTTCGGGTGGTCGGGCGAGCATTTTCACGATTCGGTCATCGAGCATATTTGCCGGGCGGTGAGGGAAGCAATTGCTGGTGACATCACGGTTGAGCGCGCAGATGCCATGCGGGGCGTTGGGGTTGGCCTTAGCGAACTACGCATGCTGTCGGCCAAGGCAAAGTCCATGATTCGCACCGCGGTGGCCAAGGCGTTGGTGACGACACCGGCGCGGGTGGCGGCCGTCATCGTGGTGAAGCATACCGGTCAAGACATCGTCTGGCGCGCCGAGCGCGACCGCTGGGCCCATGAGTTGCTCGATGGCGCCGCGCGCCGCTTGATCGCGACGGCCCAGGCGCGCGGACTGGCCGTTGCGACCGAAGCCGACCTGCTCGCTCTGCCGACGGCCGACTTGGTCGGGACGCTGTATGCGCACTCGCGTCCGACACCGGTGGCCGCCGAGTTTCCGCTGTTTTTCATCTACACGTCGGGCAGCACCGGCAAGCCCAAGGGCGTCGTTCACGTCCATGGCGGTTACGTTGCCGGCATTGCCCACACGATGAAGGTTGCCTTTGATGCCCAGCCGGGCGATGTCATGTATGTCATTGCCGATCCAGGGTGGATTACCGGGCAGAGCTACCTGATTTCGGCGGCGTTGACGACGCGGGTGACGAGCGTCATTACCGAGGGCGCGCCGATGTTCCCCAACGCCGGACGGTTTGCCTCCATCATCGAACGCTACCGGGTCAATATCTTCAAGGCGGGTTCGACCTTTCTCAAGGCGATCATGGCCGATCCCCAGCATCGCGCGGACGTGGAACGTTATGATGTGTCGTCACTCCACGTGGCGACCTTCTGCGCCGAACCGACCTCGCCCGCCGTGCAGCAGTTCGGGATGGATTTGCTCTGTCGGCAGTACATCAACTCGTACTGGGCCACCGAACACGGCGGCATCGTCTGGACGCACTTCTACGGCAACGACGACTTCCCGCTGCGGCCCGACGCGCACACCTATCCATTGCCGTGGATCATGGGCGATGTGTGGGTGGCCGAAGAAACGAATGAGCAAGGGAGTGTCGTGCGTCATCGGCCGGCCGAGTTCGAGGAAAAAGGCGAAATTGTCATTACCCAGCCCTACCCCTACTTGGCGCGGACGGTCTGGGGTGACACCGAAAACTTCCGGGTCATCCAGACCACCATCGCCGATGGGCTTGACGCCGTGAGCGTCGTTCCGACTTGGCGCGGCGATATTGACCGCTACCGGAAGCTCTACTGGACGAAGTGGGCCGGGACACTGGCCTATACCCAGGGCGACTTTGCGCGGAAGTACGCCGACGGCAGCTTCAGCCTCCATGGACGTTCGGATGATGTGATCAATGTCAGCGGCCATCGTTTGGGCACCGAAGAGATCGAGGGGGCCATTCTGCGCGACAAGCAAATGAATCCAAACTCGGTCGTCGGCAACGTCATCGTCATTGGCGCGCCGCACCGTGAAAAAGGCCAGACTCCGGTCGCCTTCATTCTCACGACCGAGGGCCGCAAGTTGACGACCGACGATGAGCGGCGGTTGTCGGAACTCGTCCGGCAGGAAAAGGGATTGACGGCCGTCCCATCGGATTACATTCCGGTGACGGCTTTTCCCGAAACGCGCAGCGGCAAGTACATGCGGCGCTTCCTCAAGAGCCTGCTCTTCAACGAGCCGCTGGGCGACACGACGACGCTCCGCAACCCGGAAGTGCTGGACGAGATTGCCGCCAAAATCAAAGCCTGGCGTGAAAAGACGCGCCTGCGCGAGGAAAGCCGCGTCTTTGAAACCTATCGTTACGTGCGCGTGCAGTACTTTGACATCGTGCCGCCAGGCGACGGCCAGGCCGCGCAGCGGATTGCGCTGGCGACGATTACCAACCCGCCTGTCAACGCGCTCAATGAACGCGCGCTGGATGAGCTGATCACTGTCATCGAACACCTCGAACGGCGCGATGACGTGAAGGTGGTCATTTTCACCGGCGAAGGCACCCGGTCGTTCGTGGCCGGCGCGGATGTCAAGCAGTTGCTTGACTTCAAGACCGTTGCCGAAGCGTCTCCGCTGCCGAACAACGCCCACCTGGCCTTCGATAAAATTGAACGGATGCGCAAGCCGGTCATTGCCGCCGTCAATGGGGTGGCGCTTGGGGGCGGGAATGAGTTTCAAATGGCCTGCCACTATACGGTGAGCGAGCCAACGGCGGTGTTCGGGCAGCCTGAAATTCGCCTCAACCTCATTCCCGGTTACGGCGGCACGCAGCGGTTGCCGCGCCTGCTGGCGCTTCGGCGCGAGACAGCACCCAATGGGTCCTGA
- a CDS encoding phosphoribosylanthranilate isomerase has protein sequence MSFGAMKPRVAQGDETTREANQVDAPSSHARSEPRTRVKICGVTSVADADAAAAAGADYLGLIFAPSSVRSVTLDDARQIVAAVARRCQTVAVFQDAPLEWMQTVVAAIGCDLIQLHGDEPLEVAAALPCPVIRAVTVTPETRPADVLPWTRLENVAHLLFDRPKRRPVLDWELCLQPLWEAAQTTAAGRQAFIAGGLSAENVAAVVQRWQPYGVDVASGVESAPGKKDARRMQAFCRSVRSPER, from the coding sequence ATGAGCTTTGGAGCGATGAAACCGCGTGTGGCGCAGGGCGACGAAACCACCAGGGAAGCAAACCAAGTGGATGCGCCGTCGTCTCATGCTCGTTCTGAGCCGCGAACGCGCGTCAAAATCTGTGGCGTGACAAGCGTTGCCGATGCGGATGCCGCGGCCGCGGCCGGCGCGGACTACCTCGGACTAATTTTTGCCCCATCGAGCGTGCGGTCGGTCACGCTCGACGACGCCCGGCAAATCGTGGCGGCGGTGGCCCGGCGCTGCCAAACCGTTGCCGTGTTTCAGGATGCGCCGCTCGAATGGATGCAAACGGTCGTGGCCGCGATTGGGTGTGATCTGATCCAGCTCCATGGCGACGAGCCACTGGAGGTTGCCGCTGCTTTGCCCTGTCCGGTCATCCGGGCCGTGACCGTCACGCCGGAAACGCGGCCCGCCGACGTGCTCCCCTGGACGCGGTTGGAAAACGTCGCCCACCTGCTGTTTGATCGCCCCAAGCGCCGGCCGGTTCTCGACTGGGAACTGTGCCTTCAGCCCCTATGGGAAGCCGCGCAGACGACCGCGGCCGGACGACAAGCCTTCATTGCGGGGGGACTCTCTGCGGAAAACGTCGCGGCCGTCGTCCAACGCTGGCAACCATACGGCGTGGATGTCGCTTCCGGGGTTGAATCCGCGCCGGGCAAGAAAGACGCGCGGCGCATGCAGGCGTTTTGTCGCTCGGTCCGGTCACCGGAGCGCTAG
- a CDS encoding FHA domain-containing protein — translation MLPQPEWWLHIINAPRTTSFGLPADQAWVAVGSGSDCDIVVDEPDIQQLAFQLNRRPNGDLWLYVHPAWLWSRAGARRANLRESIFPLDDPTVIAMSNASTRFILTRQATLSEAEHAACLAQAECAWAQSGMLPLRSSGSLPLSRPESASDPD, via the coding sequence ATGTTGCCTCAACCAGAATGGTGGCTCCACATCATCAACGCGCCCCGAACAACCAGCTTTGGTCTTCCCGCTGACCAGGCCTGGGTTGCCGTCGGCAGCGGAAGCGACTGCGACATCGTCGTTGACGAGCCGGACATTCAACAACTGGCCTTTCAACTCAACCGGCGACCGAATGGCGACCTGTGGCTCTACGTCCACCCGGCCTGGCTCTGGAGCCGGGCCGGGGCGCGGCGCGCCAACCTGCGCGAGTCCATCTTTCCGCTCGATGACCCGACGGTGATTGCCATGTCGAACGCCAGCACGCGGTTCATCCTCACCCGGCAGGCGACGCTTTCGGAAGCCGAACACGCAGCCTGCCTTGCCCAAGCCGAATGTGCCTGGGCGCAAAGCGGGATGCTTCCACTTCGCTCGTCGGGAAGTCTCCCGCTTTCACGCCCCGAAAGCGCGTCCGACCCGGACTGA
- a CDS encoding WG repeat-containing protein translates to MNRFWLTLVLTLLCAAPTGAQQAARQKAAPPSEERLYWIREQSKYGYIDHTGKVVIPPQYENTFGFREGLAGVRINGKHGYIDRAGKLVIPATFDATYGFKEGLAWIKQDGKYGYIDRAGKIVIPPQFDDAEDFSEGLAAVKVGNLYGYIDRTGKLVIPAQFSHQHRFMGGVAQVIVDGRYAYIDRTGRVLWVQKDGFKEKPESEHRHQH, encoded by the coding sequence ATGAATCGGTTCTGGCTCACGTTGGTGTTGACACTTCTCTGCGCCGCCCCAACCGGCGCACAACAGGCAGCTCGACAGAAAGCGGCCCCACCCTCTGAAGAACGACTCTACTGGATCCGGGAACAAAGCAAGTACGGCTACATTGACCACACCGGCAAGGTCGTGATCCCACCACAGTATGAAAATACCTTCGGGTTTCGTGAAGGCCTGGCCGGCGTCCGCATCAACGGGAAGCACGGCTACATTGACCGCGCGGGCAAGCTGGTCATCCCGGCCACCTTTGACGCCACGTACGGCTTCAAGGAAGGCCTGGCCTGGATCAAGCAAGATGGCAAGTATGGCTACATTGACCGCGCGGGCAAGATTGTGATTCCACCGCAGTTTGACGACGCTGAGGACTTTTCCGAGGGACTGGCGGCCGTCAAGGTCGGCAACCTGTACGGCTACATTGACCGTACGGGCAAACTGGTCATTCCGGCGCAGTTCTCACACCAGCATCGCTTCATGGGCGGGGTCGCCCAAGTCATCGTGGACGGGCGCTATGCCTACATTGACCGCACGGGTCGGGTGCTTTGGGTGCAGAAAGATGGTTTCAAGGAAAAGCCTGAAAGCGAGCACCGGCATCAACACTGA
- a CDS encoding circularly permuted type 2 ATP-grasp protein, with protein sequence MFESYDVGDFYDEMFLMPGVPRPDVAFLARTLATLRDDEILRRQATAEQSLLHLGITFNVYGSSDGVEKIFPFDLIPRVIAAREWAWIEAGLQQRIRALNAFLSDVYSEQRILRDGVLPPELVLNNPSYLEACRGLRPPHDIWCHITGTDLVRDSDGQIYVLEDNLRCPSGVSYVLGNRSVMKYTLPQAFEAATIRPVFTYPSKLLETLQRLAPEHNLNPTVVVLTPGVANSAYFEHAFLAQQMGVELVEGRDLVVEGGYVKMRTTRGLKPVDVIYRRIDDTFLDPETFRPDSLLGVPGLMQVYRAGRVALANAPGTGVADDKAIYAYVPDIIRYYLAETPMIPNVPTYLCRDREARTYVLDSLDRLVVKTTGGSGGYGMLVGPASTALEREAFRERILAHPDEYIAQPTLQLSRVPTIVGDRIEGRHVDLRPYILYGDDIFVLPGGLTRVALRRGSLVVNSSQGGGSKDTWVLAADGSARTGS encoded by the coding sequence ATGTTTGAGTCTTACGACGTTGGTGACTTTTATGACGAAATGTTCCTGATGCCGGGCGTGCCACGTCCTGACGTGGCATTCCTGGCCCGGACGCTGGCCACGCTGCGTGACGACGAAATCCTGCGTCGCCAGGCCACGGCCGAACAGTCGCTCCTCCACCTCGGCATCACGTTCAACGTGTATGGCAGCAGCGACGGCGTCGAGAAAATCTTTCCCTTCGATCTGATCCCACGGGTCATTGCCGCGCGGGAGTGGGCCTGGATCGAAGCCGGACTTCAGCAGCGCATCCGCGCCCTCAATGCTTTTCTGAGCGATGTGTATAGTGAGCAACGCATCTTGCGTGATGGCGTGCTGCCGCCGGAGCTCGTTCTGAACAACCCAAGCTACCTGGAAGCCTGCCGTGGTTTGCGACCACCCCACGACATCTGGTGTCACATCACGGGCACCGACCTGGTCCGGGACAGCGATGGGCAAATCTACGTCCTGGAAGACAACTTGCGCTGCCCGTCGGGCGTGTCGTACGTGCTCGGCAATCGTTCGGTGATGAAGTACACGCTCCCGCAGGCGTTTGAAGCGGCAACCATTCGCCCGGTCTTCACCTACCCGAGCAAGCTCCTGGAAACGCTTCAGCGACTCGCGCCGGAGCACAACCTCAATCCCACGGTCGTCGTGCTGACGCCTGGCGTCGCCAACTCGGCCTACTTCGAGCATGCGTTCCTGGCTCAACAGATGGGGGTCGAGCTGGTCGAGGGACGGGACCTCGTGGTGGAAGGTGGCTACGTCAAGATGCGAACCACCCGCGGACTCAAACCAGTGGATGTCATATACCGCCGGATTGATGACACCTTTCTCGACCCGGAAACGTTTCGGCCGGATTCGCTGCTGGGCGTTCCGGGCCTGATGCAGGTGTACCGCGCCGGACGGGTGGCGCTGGCCAACGCGCCGGGCACCGGCGTGGCGGATGACAAGGCCATTTACGCCTACGTCCCCGACATCATCCGCTACTATTTGGCCGAGACGCCGATGATTCCGAATGTGCCAACCTACTTGTGCCGCGACCGTGAAGCGCGGACTTATGTGCTCGACAGCCTCGACCGACTCGTGGTCAAGACGACCGGCGGGTCAGGTGGTTACGGCATGCTGGTCGGCCCGGCCTCGACAGCGCTGGAACGGGAGGCGTTCCGAGAACGCATTTTGGCGCATCCCGATGAATACATTGCCCAGCCCACGCTCCAGCTCTCGCGCGTGCCGACCATTGTCGGTGACCGGATTGAAGGTCGCCACGTGGACCTACGCCCCTACATCCTGTATGGCGATGACATTTTCGTTTTGCCGGGCGGGCTGACCCGCGTGGCCCTGCGCCGTGGCTCGCTGGTCGTCAACTCCTCGCAGGGCGGGGGGAGCAAGGATACCTGGGTGCTTGCCGCCGATGGTTCTGCGCGCACAGGCTCGTAG
- a CDS encoding DUF2059 domain-containing protein → MLPITIHNYRQGLRGLLGLALCCVPVVAQEDFKNRPAPSRPTVPPSSQRTVPTGQPVTTPASRPSEGFQGRTERERSIAAAREFFGLTEIPAFYERQVQTILQQQLRDSPELRPYSDILQNFLRRHASWQAISEDLAVFLADSFEERELRQLNAFAATSAGRKLFNNLELFGQGKLNEAQLRRLFDEVELKQIETFSRTAVFQKFTERIPTVFEAGGRVIGERIDRHSAELTEAIQRRQRQPRRP, encoded by the coding sequence ATGCTTCCCATTACGATTCACAACTACCGCCAGGGGCTGCGGGGATTGCTCGGACTAGCTTTGTGCTGCGTGCCCGTCGTTGCCCAGGAAGATTTCAAGAACCGACCGGCACCAAGTCGTCCGACGGTGCCCCCATCCAGCCAGCGGACAGTTCCCACTGGGCAACCAGTGACCACGCCGGCGAGTCGTCCAAGCGAGGGCTTCCAGGGCAGAACCGAGCGCGAACGGAGCATTGCCGCCGCGCGGGAGTTCTTTGGCCTCACTGAAATCCCGGCCTTTTACGAGCGCCAAGTGCAGACGATCCTGCAACAGCAGCTTCGAGACAGCCCCGAACTACGCCCCTACAGTGACATCCTCCAGAACTTTCTCCGGCGCCATGCCTCGTGGCAGGCAATCTCAGAGGATCTCGCCGTGTTTCTAGCCGATAGCTTCGAGGAGCGTGAACTTCGCCAACTCAACGCTTTCGCGGCGACGAGCGCCGGGCGCAAGCTCTTCAACAATCTCGAACTCTTTGGTCAGGGCAAGCTGAACGAAGCGCAACTCCGCCGCCTGTTTGATGAAGTCGAACTCAAGCAGATTGAAACCTTTTCGCGCACGGCCGTCTTTCAAAAGTTCACCGAGCGGATTCCAACCGTGTTTGAGGCGGGCGGGCGTGTCATTGGAGAGCGGATTGACCGGCACAGCGCCGAGCTGACCGAGGCCATCCAGCGCCGTCAACGACAACCACGGCGGCCATAA
- the hpnD gene encoding presqualene diphosphate synthase HpnD, whose translation MTTLMDHPPAELVAEHITHRSRTNFLYSFLILPKAQRKAIETVYAFCRIVDDIVDGDGPAQSDPQRELDRWRAEIQACFNGQPPRHPVARELKIILQTFPIPQEHFLALIRGMEMDLTRRRYASFAELDEYCYHVASVIGLMCIEIFGYRHASARDYAVNLGKALQMVNIVRDVPEDAARGRVYLPLEEMARHGVTEQGLQSGRYDESFARLAAALSARARDFRARALQALCPEDRPAMVAAEIMATIYFKLLDQMEANRFNVFHHRPRLSKLRKAFIATTLLIKTRLLRFGKD comes from the coding sequence ATGACGACCCTTATGGATCACCCACCCGCCGAGCTGGTGGCGGAACACATCACCCATCGCTCACGAACCAATTTTCTGTACTCGTTTCTCATCTTGCCCAAGGCGCAGCGGAAAGCCATTGAAACCGTCTATGCGTTTTGCCGCATCGTGGACGACATCGTGGACGGCGACGGGCCAGCTCAGTCTGATCCGCAGCGCGAACTCGACCGCTGGCGGGCCGAGATTCAGGCTTGCTTCAACGGACAGCCCCCCCGGCATCCCGTCGCCCGCGAACTCAAAATCATCCTCCAAACCTTTCCCATTCCCCAGGAGCATTTCCTGGCGCTCATCCGGGGGATGGAAATGGACTTGACGCGCCGGCGCTATGCCTCATTTGCCGAGCTGGACGAATACTGTTACCACGTCGCCTCCGTCATCGGGCTGATGTGCATTGAAATCTTTGGTTATCGGCATGCCAGCGCCCGCGACTACGCGGTGAACCTGGGCAAAGCACTACAGATGGTCAATATCGTTCGCGATGTCCCGGAAGACGCCGCGCGTGGGCGCGTGTATCTGCCGCTGGAGGAGATGGCTCGCCATGGCGTCACCGAGCAGGGCTTGCAGTCCGGGCGCTACGACGAATCCTTTGCCCGGCTGGCGGCCGCCCTGTCCGCTCGGGCTCGCGACTTTCGCGCACGCGCGCTCCAGGCACTCTGCCCGGAAGACCGCCCGGCCATGGTGGCGGCTGAAATCATGGCGACGATTTACTTCAAACTGCTCGACCAAATGGAAGCAAATAGGTTTAATGTGTTCCACCACCGGCCACGCCTGTCAAAACTCCGGAAGGCTTTCATCGCCACCACACTTTTGATCAAAACTCGGCTGCTCCGATTCGGAAAGGACTAA
- the hpnC gene encoding squalene synthase HpnC — protein sequence MPLVSPTSDASALSPADAYAHCRRVALGHYENFPVGSLVLPASVRPHVYAVYAFARAADDFADEGTLTAEQRLASLADWRRQLVACPSGNATHPVFVALGHTIRQHALPMELFHDLLDAFELDVRRARHATFDDLLDYSRRSANPVGRLILLLFGHRDPDWHRMADAICTALQLTNFWQDILVDLQKDRIYLPLTEMAAHGYGETDLLAHRYTPAFVALMDSLAQRTAALFEQGRPLCALAPGRLGVELRLIWLGGTTILRALRQMAFNVFERRPTLSLRDKARMAAGALRRTAFSKASPLTTLRMPA from the coding sequence GTGCCGCTTGTTTCACCCACGTCCGACGCTTCCGCGCTGTCACCAGCAGATGCCTACGCCCACTGCCGGCGCGTTGCCCTTGGGCACTATGAGAACTTTCCCGTCGGATCGCTGGTGCTTCCCGCGTCGGTTCGTCCCCATGTCTATGCCGTCTATGCGTTTGCCCGCGCTGCGGACGATTTCGCCGACGAGGGAACACTCACTGCCGAGCAACGGCTCGCCAGTCTGGCCGACTGGCGACGGCAGCTCGTTGCCTGTCCGTCCGGCAACGCGACGCACCCCGTTTTCGTGGCCCTGGGTCACACCATTCGGCAGCACGCACTGCCGATGGAGCTTTTCCACGACCTGCTCGATGCCTTCGAACTCGATGTGCGCCGCGCGCGGCATGCGACATTTGACGACCTGCTCGACTACAGTCGGCGCTCGGCCAACCCCGTAGGACGACTCATCCTGTTGCTCTTCGGCCATCGCGATCCAGACTGGCACCGCATGGCGGATGCCATCTGCACGGCGCTTCAACTCACCAACTTTTGGCAAGACATCCTCGTGGACTTGCAGAAAGACCGAATCTACCTTCCGCTGACCGAGATGGCAGCCCATGGGTATGGCGAAACCGACCTGCTGGCGCACCGCTACACGCCCGCCTTCGTGGCGCTCATGGACAGCCTTGCCCAGCGGACCGCCGCGCTTTTCGAGCAGGGGCGGCCGCTGTGCGCGCTGGCGCCGGGTCGGCTCGGCGTCGAGCTGCGCCTGATTTGGCTCGGCGGCACGACCATTCTGCGCGCCTTGCGCCAGATGGCGTTCAACGTCTTTGAGCGGCGCCCAACCCTGAGCCTGCGTGACAAAGCGCGGATGGCCGCCGGCGCGCTGCGCCGGACGGCGTTTTCCAAAGCAAGTCCGCTGACCACGCTTCGGATGCCGGCATGA